CACCCTGCCGGCCTTTCGAGGCCGACACCAGGACAGTGCCGGTGATGATCACGGCGTTCGGGGCGGCTCCCACACGACCGTCAACTCGTTGCGCCGGCCGAAGCGTTCGAGGTGGCCGCCCACCACGTCCCGGATGGTGGTGAGCGTGGCCGCGTCGGGGGCCGTCACCCGGATCAGGAGGTGGTCCTCGGCGGGCTGGAGCAGGACGTCGGTCTGCTGGAAGGTGAGGCGGTGGCCGCCGTCGGGGGTCTCCTCGGTGGGGATCTTCCGGCCGAAGTGCGAGGAGAGCTGCTTGGCGTAGCGCGGGGCGGCGTCGGTGGCGACGCGGCCGAGGGAGGTGGGCATGGGGTACTCCGGGGTGCGAGCGAACGGCAGGGGCGGTGCTTCACATTTGAAGCAGATCATCCGTGTCGATGATAGCCCTTATTGCTTCAAGTTTGAATCAAGAGTGCCGTCGCACCCCGCCCCACGCGGCAGCTGCGGCGGAGGCAGACTGTCCGCATGACCCTCCACTGCGCTGTGCTGGACGACTATCAGGGCGCCGCCCTGACCATGGCCGACTGGAGCCCCCTCGCGGGCCAGGTCGAGGTGCGCACCCTGCGCGAGAACATCACCGACCGGGACCGGCTCGTGGCCGAGCTGGCGGACTGCGAGATCGTCGTCGTCATGCGGGAGCGCACCCCCTTCGACGCCGAACTCCTGCGTCGGCTGCCCGCGCTGCGCCTGCTGGTGACCACCGGTATGCGCAACGCCTCGATCGACCTCGCCGCGGCGCGGGCCCAGGGGGTGACGGTGTGCGGTACGGCGAGCAGCCCCACCCCGCCCGTCGAGCTGACCTGGGCGCTGCTGCTCGGCCTCGCCCGGCACCTCACGGCCGAGAACCGGGGGCTGCGCGAGGGCGGGCCCTGGCAGTCCACCGTCGGCCAGGACCTCCACGGCCGCACCCTGGGCCTGCTCGGCCTCGGCAGGATCGGCACCCGGGTGGCCCGGGTCGCCGGTGCCTTCGGCATGGAGGTCCTCGCCTGGAGCGAGAACCTGACCGCCGACCGGGCGGCCGAGTCGGGCGCCCGACTGGCCGACAGCAAGGAGGAGTTGCTCCGCCTCAGCGACTTCGTCTCCGTCCACCTCGTACTGTCCGACCGCACCCGGGGCCTGCTCGACGAGCCGGAACTGCGCGCCATGCGCCCGCACGCCTACCTCGTCAACACCTCCCGCGCCGCCATCGTCGACCGCAGGGCACTCGTACGCGCCCTGCGGGAGGGCTGGATCGCCGGCGCCGGACTCGACGTCTTCGAGACCGAACCTCTCCCGGCCGACGACCCCCTGCGCACCCTGCCGAACGTCCTCGCCACCCCCCACCTCGGCTACGTGACCGAGCGGAACTACCGCACCTTCTACTCGGAGGCCGTGGAGGACATCACGGCATTCCTGGCCGGCGCCCCCGTCCGAACCCTGACGAACGGCTGACCTCCGCACCGCTCCTCCGCCCCACCCCCTGTGACGCGTGCCACACGCGTGCTCCGGAACTCCGTTCGCGGCCGTCCCGACTACTGCTTCGGTACGGCGCGATCCGAGTGACGCCGTACGACGTGACCTGGAGACGCGGTTGATGGACGAGTCCCGGCAATCCCCCTTACCCGGCGCGGGAGCGCCCCGGCGGTGGGCGGTTCCCCCGCCCGCGCTCTGCGGCTTCCTCCTGCTGCTGGCGCTGATCTTCACGGTGTCCTACGCCGTGGGCGCCGCCGCCGGCCCCGTGGCACCCGGGATGCGTGGAACCGGCACCGGCGGCGACAGCGGGGGAGCGGAGAACACGGGGGACTCCGGCGGCATGGGTGACATGGGTGCGACCGGCGGCATGCGGGACATGGGCGGCATGGACGAGGGAGGCCGCTGATGGGCGCGGAGCCCGTGACCGCCCTGGTGACCACCGATCTGACCGTCGGCGGCATGACGTGCGCGGCCTGTGTGAACCGGGTCGAGAAGAAGCTCGCCAGGCTGGAGGGCGTCACGGCGACCGTCAACCTGGCCACGGGGACGGCACGTGTGAGCCACCCGGCGGACATCCGACCGGACGAACTCGTCGCGACCGTGGAGAAGGCCGGCTACACGGCCACCGTGCCCGAGCCGCCCCGGCGTACGGAGGCCGCGGACACCGAAGCCGCCGACGAGGCCGACGACCTGCGGCCCGAGCGGGACCGGCTGATCGTCACCGCCCTCCTCGCGGTGCCCGTGCTCGTGCTGTCGATGGTGCCCGACCTGCAGTTCCGCAACTGGCAGTGGCTGTGCTTCACCCTCACCGCGCCCGTCGCCGTCTGGGGCTCCCGGCCCTTCCACGTCCGGGCCGTACGGGGACTGCGGCACTCCGCGGCGACCATGGACACCCTCGTCTCGCTGGGCGTGGCGGCCTCCTTCTGCTGGTCGGCGTACGCCCTCTTCCTCGGCGGAGCGGGCGACCCCGGGATGCGGATGCCGTTCTCGCTCCTGCCCACCGCCCCGGACGGCACGGCGCACATCTATCTCGAAGCGGCCGTCGGCGTACCGCTGTTCGTCCTGGCGGGCCGATACCTGGAGGCGCGGGCCCGCCGGGGGACCGGTGCGGCCCTGCGGTCGCTGGCCCGGCTCGCCGCGAAGGAGGTGTCGGTCCGCGCCGAGGACGGCACCGAACGCCTGCTCCCCATCGAGGAGTTGAGGTCCGGACAGGTCTTCGTCGTACGGCCGGGGGAGCGGGTCGCCACCGACGGTGAGGTGACGGAGGGCAGTTCCGCCGTCGATCTGTCCCTGGTGACCGGGGAGAGCGAACCGGTCGAGGTCGGGCCCGGCTCGGCCGTGGTCGGCGGGGCCGTCAACGCCGGGGGGCTGCTGCTCGTCCGGGCCACCGCCGTGGGCGCGGACACTCAACTGGCGCGCATCACCCGGCTGGTGACGGACGCCCAGGCCGGGAAGGCGCGCGCCCAGCGGCTGGCCGACACCGTGGCCGGGGTCTTCGTCCCGGTCGTGCTGGCGCTGGCCGCCACCACGCTCGGGTTCTGGCTGGGCGCCGGCGCCGACCCGCAGGCGGCGATCACCGCGGGGGTGGCCGTCCTGGTGGTGGCCTGCCCCTGCGCGCTGGGCCTCGCCACCCCCACCGCGCTGATGGCGGCGACCGGACGCGGTGCCCAGCTGGGCGTCCTCGTCACCGGACCGCAGGCCCTGGAGGGGCTGCGGCACGTCGACGCCGTCGTCCTGGACAAGACCGGCACCCTCACCACCGGGCACATGAGCGTCGCGAGGGTCACCGTCGTACCGGACGGCCTCGGCCGCGACACCGTCCTGCGGCTGGCCGCGGCCGTGGAACAGGGCTCGGAGCATCCGCTCGGCCGCGCCGTCGTCACCTACGCCCGACGGGAGCCGGACGCGCGGCGGGAGGCCGACGCGGGACGCCGGTCGGGCGGGCGGCGGCTGCCGGAGGTCAGCGGGTTCGCCGCGCTGCCGGGACGCGGGGTGAGGGGCCGGGTCGAGGGGCGGCTCGTCGAAGTGCTCGCCCCGGGCGACGAACTGCCCGCCGTCCTCGCCGACGCGCTGGCGGCGGCCGAAGCCGCCGCCCGCACCCCCGTGGTGGTGCGCGTGGACGGCACCCTCGAGGCGCTGATCGAGATAGGCGACGTCGTCCGCCCCGGCAGCTACCGGGCCGTGGAGCGGCTGCGCGGGCTCGGCGTACGGCCGGTGCTCGCCACCGGTGACCGCGAGGCACCCGCCCGGGCCGTCGCGTCCACGCTGGGCATCGAGGAGGTGCACGCCCGCCGCACCCCCGAGGACAAGGCCGAACTCGTCCTGGAACTGCAGGAACAGGGATACCGGGTCGCGGTCGTCGGCGACGGCGTCAACGACGCCGCCGCGCTGGCCGGCGCCGACCTCGGGATCGCGATGGGCACGGGGACGGACGTGGCCATCGGCGCCGCCGACGTCACGCTCGTCCGCGGTGACATCGAGGCCCTCGCGGACGCGGTCCTGCTGGCCCGGCGCACGCTGGGCACGATCCGCGTCAACCTCGTCTGGGCGTTCGGCTACAACGCCGTCACCGTGCCGCTCGCCATGGCCGGCCTCCTCAACCCGATGCTCGCCGCGGCGGCCATGTCGGCCAGCTCGGTGCTGGTCGTCGCCAACAGCCTCCGGCTGCGCGCCTGGCAGCCCAGCCCCACGACCCGGAGCCGTACCCGATGACCGGCGGACCCCCGGCGGCCCCCGTCCGCCCGACGGAGCCCCGGCCGGCCGCCCGCGCCGCCGACCCGTGGCGGCCCACGCGCCGCCGTCTCACCGACACCCTGCTCGCCGCCGTCGCGCCCGTCGTCGTCTGCGCCCTAGCCCTCAGCGGTCTGACCCTGTGGACCGTGTACGGCAACGCGGGCACTCCGCCGCGCATCGCCGTGACCGAGGGCCGGGTGTTCCTGCCGACCGGTGACACCCCGCAGACGGCGGCGTTCTTCCGGGTCACCAACAGCGGTGGCTCGGCCGACCGGCTGGTGAAGGTGACCTCCGCCGACGTCGACGGCCCCGGCAGCCTCAGCCGGCACCGTATGACCGGTACCGCCTCCGCCGTCGCCGAGACGGTGGCCTCGGTCGCCGTACCGGCGGGCGGCACCCTCGCCATGACCCCGACCGGCCTCGACGTGATCGTGCCGGTGAACACGGACTGGCGGTTCGGCGACCTCGTCGACTTCACCCTGCACTTCGAACACAGCGGAGCCGTACGGGCCCTCGCGGTGGTGGACCGGCCCGGCGGGGAGGCCGAGTGAACCCGCGAGCGCCCCGGACCGGGCGTGGCCGCCGGGCCCGGGCATGGGGATGAGGCCGTCATGACCGCCGGGCGGGGTGTGCGCACGCTCAGGGCGGTGGTGTTCGCGGCCGTCTGCGTGCTGCTCGCCGCCCTCGGCCATCTCCTGATGTCGGGCTTCCCTGTGCCCTGGTGGACGACGGCCGCCGGGTTCGCCGCCACGGCCGGCGCCGGCTGGTGTCTGGCGGGCCGCGAACGCGGGCTCCCCCTCGTCCTGTCCGTCGCCGTCCTGGCGCAGGGCGCGCTCCACCGTGCCTTCGCCCTGACCGGCGGAGGGTCTGCCGACCCGTCGGCCGGCATGAGCGGCGCAGGGGGAGCGGGCACGGGCGGCGGGGGCGCTGCGGGTCTCATGGGCGGTGTGGGCCACGCGGCGCACATGGGCCACGCCGCGCATCCGGGGCCCGCCGCGCATCTGGGGCTCTCGGCCCACCCGGGGCACGGCACGGACGGCGGT
The sequence above is drawn from the Streptomyces griseiscabiei genome and encodes:
- a CDS encoding D-2-hydroxyacid dehydrogenase family protein, which translates into the protein MTLHCAVLDDYQGAALTMADWSPLAGQVEVRTLRENITDRDRLVAELADCEIVVVMRERTPFDAELLRRLPALRLLVTTGMRNASIDLAAARAQGVTVCGTASSPTPPVELTWALLLGLARHLTAENRGLREGGPWQSTVGQDLHGRTLGLLGLGRIGTRVARVAGAFGMEVLAWSENLTADRAAESGARLADSKEELLRLSDFVSVHLVLSDRTRGLLDEPELRAMRPHAYLVNTSRAAIVDRRALVRALREGWIAGAGLDVFETEPLPADDPLRTLPNVLATPHLGYVTERNYRTFYSEAVEDITAFLAGAPVRTLTNG
- a CDS encoding heavy metal translocating P-type ATPase → MGAEPVTALVTTDLTVGGMTCAACVNRVEKKLARLEGVTATVNLATGTARVSHPADIRPDELVATVEKAGYTATVPEPPRRTEAADTEAADEADDLRPERDRLIVTALLAVPVLVLSMVPDLQFRNWQWLCFTLTAPVAVWGSRPFHVRAVRGLRHSAATMDTLVSLGVAASFCWSAYALFLGGAGDPGMRMPFSLLPTAPDGTAHIYLEAAVGVPLFVLAGRYLEARARRGTGAALRSLARLAAKEVSVRAEDGTERLLPIEELRSGQVFVVRPGERVATDGEVTEGSSAVDLSLVTGESEPVEVGPGSAVVGGAVNAGGLLLVRATAVGADTQLARITRLVTDAQAGKARAQRLADTVAGVFVPVVLALAATTLGFWLGAGADPQAAITAGVAVLVVACPCALGLATPTALMAATGRGAQLGVLVTGPQALEGLRHVDAVVLDKTGTLTTGHMSVARVTVVPDGLGRDTVLRLAAAVEQGSEHPLGRAVVTYARREPDARREADAGRRSGGRRLPEVSGFAALPGRGVRGRVEGRLVEVLAPGDELPAVLADALAAAEAAARTPVVVRVDGTLEALIEIGDVVRPGSYRAVERLRGLGVRPVLATGDREAPARAVASTLGIEEVHARRTPEDKAELVLELQEQGYRVAVVGDGVNDAAALAGADLGIAMGTGTDVAIGAADVTLVRGDIEALADAVLLARRTLGTIRVNLVWAFGYNAVTVPLAMAGLLNPMLAAAAMSASSVLVVANSLRLRAWQPSPTTRSRTR
- a CDS encoding DUF2218 domain-containing protein, which codes for MPTSLGRVATDAAPRYAKQLSSHFGRKIPTEETPDGGHRLTFQQTDVLLQPAEDHLLIRVTAPDAATLTTIRDVVGGHLERFGRRNELTVVWEPPRTP
- a CDS encoding copper chaperone PCu(A)C codes for the protein MTGGPPAAPVRPTEPRPAARAADPWRPTRRRLTDTLLAAVAPVVVCALALSGLTLWTVYGNAGTPPRIAVTEGRVFLPTGDTPQTAAFFRVTNSGGSADRLVKVTSADVDGPGSLSRHRMTGTASAVAETVASVAVPAGGTLAMTPTGLDVIVPVNTDWRFGDLVDFTLHFEHSGAVRALAVVDRPGGEAE